The Panicum hallii strain FIL2 chromosome 9, PHallii_v3.1, whole genome shotgun sequence genome has a window encoding:
- the LOC112875064 gene encoding ATP-sulfurylase 3, chloroplastic-like: MLPFPNQSPTQALRRPAGGRQIQNRTKSTRIIRGGDLGGRLKRRRATGLFEQQQAGQLAMATQAALFAGFSQLAAQPARDRAGTGAPARVGVAAIGGARVGGVKAGGAGWAVARRGVRCRASLIEPDGGRLVDLVAPEEGGRRAALRREAASLPHRLRLGRVDKEWLHVLSEGWASPLQGFMREHEFLQALHFNAIRGADGRMVNMSVPIVLSLGDAQRRAIQADGATRVALVDDRDRLIAVLSDIEIYKHNKEERIARTWGTTAPGLPYVEEAITNAGDWLIGGDLEVIEPIKYNDGLDQYRLSPAQLREEFARRNADAVFAFQLRNPVHNGHALLMTDTRKRLLEMGYKNPVLLLHPLGGFTKADDVPLSWRMKQHEKVLEEGVLNPESTVVAIFPSPMHYAGPTEVQWHAKARINAGANFYIVGRDPAGMSHPTAKRDLYDADHGKKVLSMAPGLEKLNILPFRVAAYDTKQKKMDFFDPSRKDDFLFISGTKMRTLAKNRESPPDGFMCPGGWKVLVEYYDSLVPSEGSSKLREPVAA, from the exons ATGCTGCCTTTTCCTAATCAATCACCCACGCAGGCACTGCGAAGGCCCGCTGGTGGCCGCCAAATACAAAACCGAACAAAAAGCACCCGCATTATAAGAGGAGGAGACCTCGGCGGGAGGTTGAAGAGGAGGCGAGCGACCGGCCTATTCGAGCAGCAGCAAGCAGGCCAGCTAGCCATGGCGACGCAGGCGGCCCTGTTCGCTGGGTTCTCGCAGCTCGCCGCGCAGCCGGCCCGCGACCGCGCTGGGACGGGGGCGCCGGCGCGGGTGGGCGTGGCGGCGATTGGGGGCGCCAGGGTGGGCGGCGTGAAGGCGGGGGGCGCCGGGTGGGCGGTGGCGCGTCGCGGGGTGCGGTGCCGGGCCAGCCTGATCGAGCCCGACGGCGGGCGGCTGGTGGACCTGGTGGCGCCCGAGGAGGGCGGCCGGCGCGCGGCGCTGCGGCGGGAGGCGGCGTCCCTGCCGCACCGGCTGCGCCTGGGCCGCGTCGACAAGGAGTGGCTCCACGTCCTGAGCGAAGGGTGGGCCAGCCCGCTGCAAGGGTTCATGCGCGAGCATGAGTTCCTCCAAGCACTTCATTTCAACGCCATCCGCGGCGCGGATGGCAGGATGGTCAACATGTCCGTCCCCATCGTGCTCTCCCTCGGGGACGCGCAGCGACGCGCCATCCAGGCCGACGGTGCCACGCGCGTCGCGCTCGTCGACGACCGCGACCGCCTCATCGCCGTATTGAGCGA CATTGAGATCTACAAGCACAACAAGGAAGAAAGAATTGCGAGGACATGGGGGACAACTGCACCTGGATTACCTTACGTCGAGGAGGCAATTACCAATGCTGGTGACTGGTTGATTGGTGGGGACTTGGAGGTCATAGAACCGATCAAGTACAATGATGGTCTCGATCAGTATCGCCTGTCTCCGGCACAGCTGCGCGAAGAGTTTGCCAGGCGGAATGCTGATGCTGTATTTGCCTTTCAACTTCGCAACCCTGTACACAACGGGCATGCTTTGCTTATGACTGACACTCGCAAACGCCTCCTTGAGATGGGCTACAAAAACCCTGTTCTTCTGCTCCATCCACTAGGGGGATTCACAAAAGCAGATGATGTACCTCTTAGTTGGAGAATGAAGCAGCATGAGAAG GTTCTTGAGGAAGGTGTCCTCAACCCAGAATCAACTGTTGTTGCAATCTTCCCCTCTCCAATGCATTATGCTGGGCCAACTGAGGTGCAATGGCATGCTAAGGCTCGTATTAATGCTGGTGCAAATTTCTATATTGTTGGAAGGGACCCTGCGGGTATGAGCCATCCCACAGCGAAAAGGGACCTTTATGATGCTGATCATGGAAAGAAGGTTTTGAGCATGGCTCCTGGCCTTGAGAAGCTCAATATCCTTCCTTTCAGA GTTGCTGCATATGACACAAAGCAAAAGAAAATGGATTTCTTCGATCCATCAAGGAAAGATGATTTTCTGTTCATCTCTGGCACAAAG ATGCGCACTCTTGCCAAGAACCGCGAGAGTCCCCCAGATGGTTTTATGTGCCCGGGTGGCTGGAAAGTTCTCGTGGAATACTATGACAGCTTGGTGCCGTCAGAGGGGAGCAGCAAGCTGCGCGAGCCAGTTGCAGCCTAG
- the LOC112875066 gene encoding calmodulin-like protein 4 isoform X2 — MEELAAVTRSLGLDPSDQELNDMMSEVDTDGNGIIDFQEFQSLIARKMKDGDGDEELKEAFEVLDKDQNGFISPNELRTVMINLGEKMTDQEVEQMIREADTDGDGLVNYDEFVLMMKNAERKISG; from the exons ATGGAAGAGCTGGCTGCAGTGACTCGCTCCCTTGGTCTTGATCCTAGTGACCAGGAGCTCAACGACATGATGAGCGAGGTTGATACGGATGGCAATGGGATCATAGATTTCCAGGAGTTCCAGAGCCTCATTGCCAGGAAGATGAAG GATGGCGATGGTGACGAAGAGCTGAAGGAAGCATTTGAGGTCCTAGACAAGGACCAGAATGGCTTTATCTCCCCAAACGAG CTGAGGACAGTGATGATCAATCTTGGGGAGAAGATGACTGATCAGGAGGTTGAGCAGATGATCAGGGAAGCAGACACTGATGGCGACGGGCTGGTGAACTATGATGAGTTTGTGCTTATGATGAAGAATGCTGAACGGAAGATATCTGGGTGA